Proteins co-encoded in one Xiphophorus couchianus chromosome 3, X_couchianus-1.0, whole genome shotgun sequence genomic window:
- the LOC114141975 gene encoding kallikrein 1-related peptidase b27-like isoform X2 codes for MALLKVLLLLGLGVSGNSDVSLQKRIIGGHNCADTERLYHVRLEGTAGHSKTICGGSLIHPKWILTATHCWKSETRRLEVVVVKVHPRTGEEQHHIVTHNPVLYTDDSRVHGIMLLKLQKRVTNVPLAQLPDCSNRPKIGDTVQLAGEGATTTGPNNRRLTDVEIPAHLQCVDMNVVQISQVQPKYGHVFSIAAPNKDSCRV; via the exons atggctctgctgaaggttctgctgctgctggggctgg GTGTTTCCGGGAactcagatgtttctctgcagaagagAATCATTGGAGGTCATAACTGTGCTGACACGGAGCGTCTTTATCATGTTCGGCTGGAGGGCACCGCAGGACATAGTAAGACAATTTGTGGAGGATCTCTGATCCACCCTAAATGGATCCTGACTGCAACTCACTGCTGGAAGTCAGAGACAAGGAG GCTTGAAGTAGTAGTTGTAAAAGTTCATCCACGGACTGGTGAAGAGCAGCATCACATAGTCACACACAATCCTGTGCTGTATACTGACGACAGCCGGGTGCATGGCATCATGTTGCTCAAGCTTCAGAAAAGAGTAACAAATGTCCCACTTGCTCAGCTACCAGACTGCAGTAATCGCCCTAAAAT TGGTGACACTGTTCAGCTGGCAGGAGAGGGAGCAACGACAACCGGCCCCAATAATCGACGAT TGACCGATGTTGAAATTCCAGCACATCTTCAGTGTGTCGACATGAACGTTGTTCAGATTTCCCAAGTCCAGCCAAAATATGGACATGTATTCTCCATTGCAGCACCGAACAAGGATTCATGTCGT GTATAA
- the LOC114141975 gene encoding trypsin I-P38-like isoform X1 yields the protein MALLKVLLLLGLGVSGNSDVSLQKRIIGGHNCADTERLYHVRLEGTAGHSKTICGGSLIHPKWILTATHCWKSETRRLEVVVVKVHPRTGEEQHHIVTHNPVLYTDDSRVHGIMLLKLQKRVTNVPLAQLPDCSNRPKIGDTVQLAGEGATTTGPNNRRLTDVEIPAHLQCVDMNVVQISQVQPKYGHVFSIAAPNKDSCRGESGGAAVYNNMIYGVIVETGPIHACQRPVYINDVCEYIGWIKTTIGLK from the exons atggctctgctgaaggttctgctgctgctggggctgg GTGTTTCCGGGAactcagatgtttctctgcagaagagAATCATTGGAGGTCATAACTGTGCTGACACGGAGCGTCTTTATCATGTTCGGCTGGAGGGCACCGCAGGACATAGTAAGACAATTTGTGGAGGATCTCTGATCCACCCTAAATGGATCCTGACTGCAACTCACTGCTGGAAGTCAGAGACAAGGAG GCTTGAAGTAGTAGTTGTAAAAGTTCATCCACGGACTGGTGAAGAGCAGCATCACATAGTCACACACAATCCTGTGCTGTATACTGACGACAGCCGGGTGCATGGCATCATGTTGCTCAAGCTTCAGAAAAGAGTAACAAATGTCCCACTTGCTCAGCTACCAGACTGCAGTAATCGCCCTAAAAT TGGTGACACTGTTCAGCTGGCAGGAGAGGGAGCAACGACAACCGGCCCCAATAATCGACGAT TGACCGATGTTGAAATTCCAGCACATCTTCAGTGTGTCGACATGAACGTTGTTCAGATTTCCCAAGTCCAGCCAAAATATGGACATGTATTCTCCATTGCAGCACCGAACAAGGATTCATGTCGT GGCGAATCCGGCGGAGCAGCAGTGTACAACAACATGATTTATGGTGTGATTGTTGAAACTGGACCAATCCATGCATGTCAGAGACCAGTTTACATAAATGATGTGTGTGAATACATTGGatggataaaaacaacaatcgggcttaaataa
- the LOC114141971 gene encoding kallikrein 1-related peptidase b22-like isoform X2: MALLKVLLLLLELGVSVNSAVSLQKRIIGGNYCDKTGRLFHVRLEGMSRSHRILCGGSLIHPNWILTSASCWTSKTGWINVAKLKVHPGTSKPRIPRIKANPVVYASEGSQHDIMLLKLPIEVSDVPLAQLPDCSNRPKIGDTVQLAGEGETNNRQISNAVAATQLQCVDMPVVEASHFLPTYGRVFSAKAQNKDVCYGDAGSAVMFNGKIYGVISPGGTDSECHSPVSIMDVCEYIGWIKTTIGLK; the protein is encoded by the exons atggctctgctgaaggttctgctgctgctgctggagctgg gtgtttcagtgaactcagctgtttctctgcagaagagAATCATTGGAGGTAATTACTGTGATAAGACGGGGCGTCTTTTTCATGTTCGGCTGGAGGGCATGAGTCGTTCTCATAGGATATTGTGTGGAGGATCTCTGATCCACCCTAACTGGATCCTGACTTCAGCTTCCTGCTGGACGTCAAAAACAGGATG GATTAATGTGGCAAAGTTAAAAGTTCACCCAGGGACTTCTAAACCGAGGATTCCCAGAATCAAAGCCAATCCTGTGGTTTATGCTTCCGAAGGCTCGCAGCATGACATCATGTTGCTGAAGCTTCCAATAGAAGTATCAGATGTCCCACTTGCTCAGCTACCAGACTGCAGTAATCGCCCTAAAAT TGGTGACACTGTTCAGCTGGCAGGAGAGGGAGAAACCAATAATCGGCAAA TATCCAATGCTGTTGCTGCAACACAACTTCAGTGTGTCGACATGCCAGTTGTTGAGGCTTCTCATTTCCTGCCAACATATGGGCGTGTATTCTCTGCTAAAGCACAGAACAAGGATGTGTGTTAT GGCGACGCTGGTTCAGCAGTGATGTTCAACGGCAAGATTTATGGTGTGATTTCTCCAGGTGGAACAGACTCTGAATGTCACAGCCCAGTTTCCATCATGGATGTGTGTGAATACATTGGatggataaaaacaacaatcgggcttaaataa